The region AGGAATAAATAAAGTAGTGTCTTTTTCATATTTTCTGATAATATAAATCGAACGAATTACTTTTTCAATGCATCCCGGATCTCCCGAAGCAAAGTAATTTCTTCCGGAGTTGGAGCCGGAGCTGCCTCTTCCTTTTTCTTCATACTGTTCATGGCTTTCACCACCAGGAAGAGAATAAAGGCGATCACTACAAACTTGATGATAGCGGCCAGAAACTTACCATACTTGACAGCCCCCCAGGTGAGTTGGTCAATGTCTTTCGCATCAAGTTTTTCCAGCGCTGGAGTAAGAAGAAGCGGCGTGATCACATCGTCTACAAGCGAGGAGATGATGGCCCCAAAGGCACCACCGATGATAACGGCAATCGCCAGGTCGAGCATATTGCCTTTTACAGCAAACTCTTTGAATTCTTTAAGCATTCCCATAATGGTTGGTTTTTAAATGTTTGAAATATTAAATAAAGTTAGCATAAGTAGTT is a window of Chitinophagales bacterium DNA encoding:
- the mscL gene encoding large conductance mechanosensitive channel protein MscL, producing MGMLKEFKEFAVKGNMLDLAIAVIIGGAFGAIISSLVDDVITPLLLTPALEKLDAKDIDQLTWGAVKYGKFLAAIIKFVVIAFILFLVVKAMNSMKKKEEAAPAPTPEEITLLREIRDALKK